The sequence TCCCGGCGCGGGTGGCGGCGTACGCGGAGCACTTCCGGGCGCAAGGCATCCAGCGCGGCGAGCACGTCATCCTCCCGTTCGAGACCGCGGAGGGGGCGTTCTTCTCCCTCTTCGGGCTGATGGAGGTGGGGGCGATCCCGCTCTCGGTGAAGCCCTACATCTTCAGCACGCCCCGGCAGAGCTACCGCGAGTTCCTGGGGCGGATCTCCGAGCGGTACCAGGCGCACCGGGTGGTGGACGTTCCGAGCCTGAGCGGGCTGGAGCTGCCGCTGCGCCGGGTGCCGTTGCCGCCGGCCGGGGCGAAGCGGGAGGGTGTGCGCCTGCGGGAGGTGGGCCCGGAGGAGCTGGCCTTCGTGCAGTTCTCGTCGGGCTCGACGTCGTTCCCCAAGGGGGTGCCGATCACCCAGCGCAACCTGAGCGCGAACCTGAGGATGATCACCCAGCACGACGGCCGGAAGCCCGAGGACTGCGGGGCGATGTGGCTGCCGCTCTACCATGACATGGGGCTGATCGGCCTGCTGACCTGCCTGTACACGGGTGTGGATGTCTACGTGACGCAGCCAGCCACCTTCCTCATGGATCCGCTGGGCTTCCTGGAGTTCATGTCCGAGCGTCGGGCCACCCTCTCCGTCATCCCCAACTTCGCGATCGACTACGCGCTGAAGACGATGCGCGAGCTGGAGCCCGAGGATCTCGAGCGGCTGGACCTGTCGGCGCTGCGGACCATCTATCTGGGCAGCGAGCCCATCAACATCCCGAACCTGGAGCGCTTCACCGAGCTGCTCGTGCCTCGGGGGCTGAAGCGCACGGTCATCAAGCCCTGCTACGGCATGGCCGAGGCGGTGCTGATGGTCTCCTGCGTGGGGCAGGAAGAGGCGTGGCGTGTCGTCACCGCGCCCAGCGGACAGCCGGCGATCTCGGTGGGACGGCCCCTGCGGGAGTTCGAGGTGCGGCTGCGAACCGAGGACGGCCGTCTCTGTGGGGAGCGGGAGCTGGGGGAGATCGAGATCCGAGGGGGCAGCCTCGCGGCGTCGTACTACCAGGATGAGCGCCCGCTGCGGAACGCGGAGGGCTACTACCCCTCGGGCGATCTGGGCTTCATGCAGGACGGCGAGCTGTTCATCACCGGCCGCATCAACGATCGCATCAAGATCAACGGGCAGAGCTACTTCTCCAGTGACTTCGAGCAGGCCGTCGAGCGGCTCCCCTTCGTCCGCCCCGGCAGGTCCGTGGTCATCCAGGCCGAGGGGCGGGTGGTGGTGCTGGCCGAGGTCAGCCACGCGGGCGTGCTGGAGCAGCGGGCTCAGAGCCAGCGTCAGGTGTGCGAGAAGATCCTGGAGGCCGTGGGCGTCACGGTGGCGCAGGAGGACGTGCTCTTCATCCGCTACGGGCAGATCCAGAAGACGAGCAGCGGGAAGCTCCAGCGCCGCGCCATCACCGAGGCGTACCAGCAGGGACGCGTCCGCATCGCCACTCCGATGGAGCTGCGCGCGGACCTGCTGCGGATGCGCGCCCAGCGGCTCTTCTACGGCTCACTGTTCGAGGCTCGGAAGCGCGGCGGCCGGTGGATCCAGTCGGGCCGCGAGGTGCTGCGGCGGTTCTCGGCACGGTCCTGATCACCTCCACTCCGCCAGCCCGTGCGCCGCATGGCACGCGTCGCCGATGAGGTCCAGGTAGAGCTGGGGGTGCTGTTTCGCGAGCGTCTCCGTGTCTCGGAAGGCTCCGGCCTCGCCCAGCCGGCGGACCGTGGCCTCGAGCAGCTGGTGGGCCCGCGTCACGGCCTGCTGCTGTCTCACCGTGGGACTCCAGCCGCTCTCTCTCCGGTACCTCCCCAGAGTCTCCAGGAAGTGGCCGTAGAACTTCAGGGACTGGGAGAGCAGCGACATTCGGTAGCGCGGTGCGTCCATGAGCGCTGCCTCATACTGGCGCGCCTCCGAGCCCAGCCGATAGATGAGCACGTCCACCTGGACGCCCAGTCGCTCGCCCCAGGCCTTGCGCACCGCCGGGTGCCGCGCCCAGCCCGCCACCGCCTGGAAGAAGTGGAGCCCTCCACAGGGGTGCGCGTAGATGCCCTGCTTCTGCTTGGGCACCTGGGGCAGTCCGGCCTTCATGCCCGCGGACAGGTCCGCGTGCGCACGCTCCAGCGTCCCCAGCGCCTCCTCCATCACCGCATCGAAGCGCACCTGCTCGCCCGCGCCGTTGCGGAAGGTCGCCCCGGGCTCGAGCACCTGGCTGAGTGCATCCAGCGCCCAGGCCCCCTCCGGCGAGCGGGCCAGCTCCGGGCGGAAGTCTCGCTGGAGCTCCTCCACGAGCGCTCCCAGCGTCACTGTCCCCCAGGCGGTCTGGAACTTCCGGCTCCGCGGAAAGCCCGCAAGCACCAGCGTCTTCACCTGCAGCGCCGGATGCGGCTCCACGGGCGTGCCGTCCGCCGTGAAGGGCTCGAAGTACAGCCCACGTCCCGTGGGGCCTTCCTCCCGCCGCAGGAAGTCCGAGACGATCACCTCCGCCGCC is a genomic window of Hyalangium gracile containing:
- a CDS encoding AMP-binding protein; protein product: MLDVIQRLGEMEGQRGLNLVEDFLSPPTLLPYAEFPARVAAYAEHFRAQGIQRGEHVILPFETAEGAFFSLFGLMEVGAIPLSVKPYIFSTPRQSYREFLGRISERYQAHRVVDVPSLSGLELPLRRVPLPPAGAKREGVRLREVGPEELAFVQFSSGSTSFPKGVPITQRNLSANLRMITQHDGRKPEDCGAMWLPLYHDMGLIGLLTCLYTGVDVYVTQPATFLMDPLGFLEFMSERRATLSVIPNFAIDYALKTMRELEPEDLERLDLSALRTIYLGSEPINIPNLERFTELLVPRGLKRTVIKPCYGMAEAVLMVSCVGQEEAWRVVTAPSGQPAISVGRPLREFEVRLRTEDGRLCGERELGEIEIRGGSLAASYYQDERPLRNAEGYYPSGDLGFMQDGELFITGRINDRIKINGQSYFSSDFEQAVERLPFVRPGRSVVIQAEGRVVVLAEVSHAGVLEQRAQSQRQVCEKILEAVGVTVAQEDVLFIRYGQIQKTSSGKLQRRAITEAYQQGRVRIATPMELRADLLRMRAQRLFYGSLFEARKRGGRWIQSGREVLRRFSARS